One genomic window of Streptomonospora nanhaiensis includes the following:
- a CDS encoding styrene monooxygenase/indole monooxygenase family protein yields the protein MRKILIVGGGQSGLQLALCLQEHGYDVTLMTVRSSAELYESRAVSMQTLFDTAHAAEREYGLDFWSEEAPRLSGMRIRGFGPGGETAFDWTGRLPAPAHAVDERVKIAVWQEVFEENGGTVVLHGATVTDLDHLVGMFDLTVVATGHQGLAEVFDVDPARPVARMPPVSTAIAFVEDPGDSGDLIEVDIVPGLGHLLTWPGFSVSGRCRQLCVTGPADGPMSRFPRRVNPQAHLDVILGLLREFLPQRHELYRDAVLADSRAAVLDLANPMVRTPVAQLPSGGSVLGMGDTVVVTSPALQQDANNACVAAKVYLEAILAHGDRPFDTDFMFATFDRYMEHARHFTGDLAARLHYHPAYVTEFCLAAGRHQDLADRFVRGFDQPADLAAWFPDEAATRALVAEYDAARPAPAAPAG from the coding sequence GTGCGCAAGATCCTGATCGTCGGCGGCGGGCAGTCCGGGCTCCAGTTGGCCCTGTGTCTCCAGGAGCACGGCTACGACGTCACGCTCATGACCGTGCGCAGTTCGGCCGAACTGTACGAGAGCCGCGCGGTGTCGATGCAGACCCTCTTCGACACCGCCCACGCCGCCGAGCGCGAGTACGGCCTGGACTTCTGGTCCGAGGAGGCCCCGCGGCTGAGCGGGATGCGCATCCGGGGCTTCGGTCCCGGCGGCGAGACCGCCTTCGACTGGACCGGACGGCTGCCCGCCCCGGCCCACGCCGTGGACGAGCGGGTCAAGATCGCGGTGTGGCAGGAGGTGTTCGAGGAGAACGGCGGCACGGTGGTGCTGCACGGCGCAACCGTCACCGACCTGGACCACCTCGTGGGCATGTTCGACCTCACCGTGGTCGCCACCGGCCACCAGGGCCTGGCCGAGGTGTTCGACGTCGACCCCGCCCGGCCGGTGGCGCGCATGCCCCCGGTCTCCACCGCCATCGCCTTCGTGGAGGACCCCGGCGACAGCGGCGACCTCATCGAGGTCGACATCGTGCCGGGCCTGGGCCACCTGCTCACCTGGCCGGGGTTCTCGGTCAGCGGCCGGTGCCGCCAGCTGTGCGTGACCGGGCCGGCCGACGGCCCGATGTCGCGGTTCCCGCGCCGGGTCAACCCCCAGGCCCATCTCGACGTCATCCTCGGGCTGCTGCGGGAGTTCCTGCCCCAGCGCCACGAGCTCTACCGCGACGCCGTGCTCGCCGACAGCCGCGCCGCGGTGCTCGACCTGGCCAACCCCATGGTGCGCACCCCCGTGGCCCAGCTGCCCTCGGGCGGGTCCGTGCTGGGTATGGGCGACACCGTCGTGGTGACCTCGCCGGCGCTCCAGCAGGACGCCAACAACGCCTGCGTGGCCGCCAAGGTGTACCTGGAGGCGATCCTGGCCCACGGCGACCGCCCCTTCGACACCGACTTCATGTTCGCCACCTTCGACCGCTACATGGAGCACGCCCGGCACTTCACCGGCGACCTCGCCGCCCGGCTGCACTACCACCCGGCCTACGTCACCGAGTTCTGCCTGGCCGCCGGGCGCCACCAGGACCTCGCCGACCGGTTCGTCCGCGGCTTCGACCAGCCCGCCGACCTCGCCGCGTGGTTCCCCGACGAGGCGGCCACGCGCGCCCTGGTCGCCGAGTACGACGCCGCCCGGCCGGCCCCCGCCGCACCGGCCGGCTGA
- a CDS encoding DEAD/DEAH box helicase, producing MTDTAPETTGGFTELPLRPELLAALTRLGYEEPTPIQREAIPPLVEGRDLLGQAATGTGKTAAFALPILQRLPEERDGRAPAALVLVPTRELAMQVCEAVHRYGRDLGVRVLPVYGGQPIGRQIHSLERGVDVVVATPGRALDHLGRSTLSLEGLHMVVLDEADEMFDMGFAEDIDAIMEEVPEGCQRVLFSATMPPRIETMARRTLTDPVRIQIARPAREMDQAPLVRQSAYVVPRAHKPAALGRLLDAEAPTATIVFCRTREEVDQLTEVLNARGHRAEALHGGMSQEQRDRAMGRLRAGTADLLIATDVAARGLDIEQLTHVVNYTVPSAPESYVHRVGRVGRAGREGVAITLVEPREHRMLKSIQRATGYTVNVEKIPTVADMRARRLELTAASLRENLLEEDDLDRFRVVVETLADEFDVMEVALAAVKLAHEASGPVDDEEEIPEVRVAERPERGGARGRGGRDGGGREGGRRERRQGRAPAQGMTRLFIGAGRGARMRPQDLVGAITGESRLSGRDIGSIEIADRFSLVEVPDSAADEVISALRNSTIKGRRPVVRRDAH from the coding sequence ATGACCGACACCGCGCCCGAGACCACGGGCGGTTTCACCGAGCTGCCGCTGCGGCCGGAGCTGCTGGCGGCGCTCACCCGGCTGGGCTACGAGGAGCCCACGCCCATCCAGCGCGAGGCGATCCCGCCGCTGGTGGAGGGGCGCGACCTGCTGGGCCAGGCCGCCACCGGCACCGGCAAGACCGCCGCATTCGCACTGCCCATACTGCAGCGGCTGCCCGAGGAGCGCGACGGCCGCGCACCCGCCGCCCTGGTGCTGGTGCCCACCCGCGAGCTGGCCATGCAGGTCTGCGAGGCGGTGCACCGCTACGGGCGCGACCTGGGCGTGCGCGTGCTGCCGGTCTACGGCGGCCAGCCCATCGGCCGCCAGATCCACAGCCTGGAGCGCGGCGTCGACGTCGTCGTGGCCACCCCCGGGCGGGCGCTGGACCACCTGGGCCGCTCGACGCTCTCGCTTGAGGGCCTGCACATGGTGGTGCTCGACGAGGCCGACGAGATGTTCGACATGGGCTTCGCCGAGGACATCGACGCGATCATGGAGGAGGTCCCCGAGGGCTGCCAGCGGGTGCTGTTCTCGGCGACCATGCCGCCGCGCATCGAGACCATGGCCCGGCGCACGCTGACCGACCCGGTGCGCATCCAGATCGCCCGGCCCGCGCGCGAGATGGACCAGGCCCCGCTGGTGCGCCAGAGCGCCTACGTGGTGCCCCGCGCGCACAAGCCCGCCGCGCTGGGCCGGCTGCTGGACGCCGAGGCGCCCACCGCCACCATCGTCTTCTGCCGCACCCGCGAGGAGGTCGACCAGCTCACCGAGGTGCTCAACGCGCGGGGGCACCGCGCCGAGGCGCTGCACGGCGGCATGAGCCAGGAGCAGCGCGACCGCGCCATGGGCCGGCTGCGCGCGGGCACCGCCGACCTGCTGATCGCCACCGACGTGGCGGCGCGCGGCCTGGACATCGAGCAGCTCACCCACGTCGTCAACTACACGGTGCCCTCGGCGCCGGAGTCCTACGTGCACCGGGTGGGCCGCGTGGGCCGGGCCGGGCGCGAGGGCGTGGCCATCACCCTGGTGGAGCCGCGCGAGCACCGGATGCTCAAGAGCATCCAGCGCGCCACCGGCTACACGGTCAACGTCGAGAAGATCCCCACCGTCGCCGACATGCGGGCGCGCCGCCTGGAGCTGACGGCGGCCTCGCTGCGCGAGAACCTGCTGGAGGAGGACGACCTCGACCGGTTCCGCGTGGTGGTCGAGACGCTGGCCGACGAGTTCGACGTCATGGAGGTCGCCCTGGCGGCGGTCAAGCTCGCCCACGAGGCGTCGGGCCCGGTGGACGACGAGGAGGAGATCCCCGAGGTGCGGGTGGCCGAGCGGCCCGAGCGCGGCGGCGCGCGCGGCCGGGGCGGGCGCGACGGCGGCGGCCGCGAGGGCGGGCGGCGCGAGCGGCGCCAGGGGCGCGCGCCCGCGCAGGGCATGACGCGGCTGTTCATCGGCGCCGGGCGCGGGGCGCGGATGCGCCCCCAGGACCTGGTGGGCGCGATCACCGGGGAGTCGCGGCTGAGCGGGCGCGACATCGGCTCCATCGAGATCGCCGACCGGTTCTCGCTCGTGGAGGTCCCCGACTCCGCCGCCGACGAGGTGATCAGCGCGCTGCGCAACAGCACCATCAAGGGCCGCCGGCCCGTGGTGCGCCGCGACGCCCACTAG
- a CDS encoding sensor histidine kinase — protein MWPAPEPEGRWQRLLRRLGMGKQPQQRPGMTANDLLNAQQQAFAQQLPPQQAPGTGPWPQQYPQQPHPQQQESYPQHPQQHQHPQHAQDPQQQYAYPQAPAPTGAAWPQQPPSAAMSPQAAPQAAPGEQPQAASAAPEAPAQPEASALEQAGESDTPPLELVTGTLAGLAMRDLALVDSLIEVVEDLEDSSEDPELLERLFKIDNLATRMRRNSENLLVLAGQDTGDPSAEPVPMLDVARAAISEIKDYQRVQVGRMPGVFVSGSAADDLSHLLAELMDNATGKSPEHAQVVVSGQYMADGERLLITVQDEGIGIPETQLARLNERLQGDPVLDEQTIRHMGLYVVSNIAHRHGIEVQLEARAFRGISAHVVVPGDLFSTTGPLPAAPEPAPRSVAPPPLPRRPAANPAAPGPVSYPKEDRSAMDSSSVTAAGLPRRSAHRSTAPLPMPEPQDAPAAEPEETVDRAERIRDDLAGFLEGEQEAAREGDDNDQSR, from the coding sequence ATGTGGCCCGCGCCCGAGCCCGAAGGGCGCTGGCAGCGACTGCTCCGGCGCCTGGGCATGGGCAAGCAGCCCCAGCAGCGGCCCGGCATGACCGCCAACGACCTGCTCAACGCCCAGCAGCAGGCGTTCGCACAGCAACTGCCCCCACAGCAGGCCCCGGGCACCGGCCCCTGGCCCCAGCAGTACCCGCAGCAGCCCCACCCGCAGCAGCAGGAGTCCTACCCGCAGCACCCCCAGCAGCACCAGCACCCGCAGCACGCCCAGGACCCCCAGCAGCAGTACGCGTACCCGCAGGCGCCCGCCCCCACCGGAGCCGCCTGGCCCCAGCAGCCGCCCTCGGCCGCGATGTCGCCGCAGGCGGCCCCCCAGGCCGCGCCCGGCGAGCAGCCGCAGGCCGCCTCCGCCGCGCCCGAAGCCCCCGCCCAGCCCGAGGCGTCCGCCTTGGAGCAGGCCGGGGAGAGCGACACCCCGCCGCTGGAACTGGTCACCGGCACCCTGGCCGGCCTGGCCATGCGCGACCTCGCCCTGGTGGACTCCCTCATCGAGGTGGTCGAGGACCTGGAGGACAGCAGCGAGGACCCCGAGCTGCTGGAGCGCCTGTTCAAGATCGACAACCTCGCCACCCGGATGCGCCGCAACAGCGAGAACCTGCTGGTGCTGGCCGGCCAGGACACCGGCGACCCCTCGGCCGAGCCGGTGCCCATGCTCGACGTCGCCCGCGCCGCGATCTCCGAGATCAAGGACTACCAGCGGGTCCAGGTCGGGCGCATGCCCGGGGTCTTCGTCTCGGGCTCGGCCGCCGACGACCTCAGCCACCTGCTCGCCGAACTGATGGACAACGCCACCGGCAAGTCCCCCGAGCACGCCCAGGTGGTCGTCAGCGGCCAGTACATGGCCGACGGCGAGCGGCTGCTCATCACCGTCCAGGACGAGGGGATCGGCATCCCCGAAACCCAGCTGGCCCGGCTCAACGAGCGCCTGCAGGGCGATCCCGTGCTCGACGAGCAGACGATCCGGCACATGGGCCTCTACGTCGTCAGCAACATCGCCCACCGCCACGGGATCGAGGTGCAGCTGGAGGCGCGCGCCTTCCGGGGCATCAGCGCCCACGTGGTGGTGCCGGGCGACCTGTTCAGCACCACCGGGCCCCTGCCCGCCGCACCCGAGCCCGCGCCCCGCTCGGTGGCCCCGCCGCCGCTGCCCCGGCGCCCCGCGGCGAACCCGGCCGCGCCGGGTCCCGTTTCGTACCCGAAGGAGGACCGCAGCGCCATGGATTCCTCGTCGGTCACCGCCGCCGGGCTGCCGCGCCGCAGCGCGCACCGGAGCACCGCCCCGCTGCCGATGCCGGAGCCGCAGGATGCCCCGGCCGCCGAGCCCGAGGAGACCGTCGACCGCGCCGAGCGCATCCGCGACGACCTCGCCGGCTTCCTGGAGGGCGAGCAGGAGGCCGCCCGCGAGGGCGACGACAACGACCAGTCGCGCTGA
- a CDS encoding roadblock/LC7 domain-containing protein translates to MDNRLSESPEAENFTWLISNFVDDVPGVEHAIVVSSDGLLLTASRDFPEEHAEQLAAIASGMHSLAVGGAKLFQKGDCEQLIVRMQRGHLFVMSISDGSCLAVLSAPTADMKIVAYQMTKLVESAGHALTPQLRSQLRGVMAP, encoded by the coding sequence ATGGACAACCGCTTGAGTGAGAGCCCCGAAGCGGAGAACTTCACCTGGCTGATCTCCAACTTCGTCGATGATGTCCCCGGTGTCGAGCACGCCATCGTGGTCTCCTCCGACGGCCTGCTGCTGACCGCCTCCCGCGACTTCCCCGAGGAGCACGCCGAGCAGCTCGCCGCCATTGCCAGCGGCATGCACAGCCTGGCCGTCGGCGGCGCCAAGCTGTTCCAGAAGGGCGACTGCGAGCAGCTCATCGTGCGCATGCAGCGCGGCCACCTGTTCGTGATGTCGATCAGCGACGGCTCGTGCCTGGCGGTGCTCAGCGCGCCCACGGCCGACATGAAGATCGTGGCCTACCAGATGACCAAGCTCGTGGAGAGCGCCGGGCACGCGCTCACCCCGCAGCTCCGCTCCCAGCTCCGCGGGGTCATGGCGCCGTGA
- a CDS encoding DUF742 domain-containing protein → MRNRRRRGARIRPYTFTGGRTRSRHPLMVQTLVSAADANAEVPSTLLPESRRIHQMCRETRSVAEIAAELKIPLGVTQVLLSDLADQGLVYIHPTITGHSPSENQVLERALRGLERLFQ, encoded by the coding sequence ATGAGGAATCGCAGGCGAAGGGGCGCCCGCATCCGTCCCTACACCTTCACCGGCGGCCGGACGCGCTCCCGCCACCCGTTGATGGTCCAGACCCTGGTGTCGGCCGCCGACGCCAACGCCGAGGTCCCGTCGACCCTGCTGCCGGAGTCGCGGCGCATCCACCAGATGTGCCGGGAGACGCGCTCGGTGGCCGAGATCGCGGCGGAGTTGAAGATCCCGCTGGGCGTGACCCAGGTGCTGCTCAGCGATCTGGCCGACCAGGGGCTGGTCTACATCCACCCGACCATCACCGGCCACAGCCCATCGGAAAACCAAGTTCTTGAGAGGGCGCTTCGTGGACTCGAACGTCTCTTCCAATAG
- a CDS encoding GTP-binding protein has product MVSAKVVIAGGFAAGKTTLVKSVSEIPPVSTEAVMTEASREHDDLSSTPDKTTTTVAMDFGRLTLEHELIMYMFGTPGQARFWFMWDDIVRGAVGAVIVVDSRRLAECFDAIDYFETNQTVPYIVALNRFDGELPYTVDQIREALEIAPEVPIVDFDARDRNSAGGVLKELLRYTLSRKAEPVG; this is encoded by the coding sequence CTGGTCTCCGCCAAGGTGGTGATCGCCGGCGGGTTCGCGGCGGGCAAGACCACGCTCGTCAAGTCCGTCTCGGAGATCCCCCCGGTGTCGACCGAGGCGGTCATGACCGAGGCCAGCCGCGAGCACGACGACCTGTCGTCCACCCCGGACAAGACCACCACCACGGTGGCCATGGACTTCGGGCGGCTCACCCTGGAACACGAGCTGATCATGTACATGTTCGGCACGCCGGGGCAGGCGCGGTTCTGGTTCATGTGGGACGACATCGTCCGCGGGGCCGTGGGAGCGGTCATCGTCGTCGACAGCCGCCGCCTGGCGGAGTGCTTCGACGCGATCGACTACTTCGAGACCAACCAGACCGTGCCCTACATCGTGGCGCTCAACCGCTTCGACGGGGAGCTGCCCTACACCGTCGACCAGATCCGCGAGGCGCTGGAGATCGCGCCCGAGGTCCCGATCGTGGACTTCGACGCCCGCGACCGCAACTCCGCGGGCGGGGTGCTCAAGGAGCTGCTGCGCTACACGCTGTCGCGCAAGGCCGAGCCGGTCGGCTGA
- a CDS encoding gamma-glutamyl-gamma-aminobutyrate hydrolase family protein, with product MQDNVVTVAVTTGNEERQYIAQSKEKFKMAELRMAFIAAVEGHEGVRVVMLPSTDRTAENADMVVAGVDAVIITGGTDISPEHYGAEADPKTAARDPERDRAEYALAKAAVAAGVPVLGICRGMQMINVALGGTLTQHLPDRVGSDIHQPSNTSIERHPVRAKPGTRLAKTLGTQPLNVPTYHHQGIDKVAPGLEEAAHAADGVVEAVEGRRTGPHALPGSVRGVQFHPEVYDPRRDGQANLWKAIFSDLVADARAFRERRRRPTPTRDVARRRLAIGAGRNRPNTVRGRAAKEARDAISRRRGRGARS from the coding sequence GTGCAGGACAACGTCGTCACCGTCGCCGTCACCACGGGCAACGAGGAGAGGCAGTACATCGCCCAGTCCAAGGAAAAGTTCAAGATGGCCGAACTGCGCATGGCATTCATCGCGGCCGTGGAGGGCCACGAGGGCGTGCGGGTCGTCATGCTCCCCTCGACCGACCGGACGGCCGAGAACGCCGACATGGTGGTGGCGGGGGTGGACGCCGTGATCATCACCGGAGGGACCGACATCTCCCCCGAGCATTACGGCGCCGAGGCCGATCCCAAGACCGCGGCACGGGACCCCGAGCGCGACCGCGCCGAGTACGCGTTGGCCAAGGCGGCCGTCGCCGCCGGAGTCCCCGTCCTGGGGATCTGCCGCGGCATGCAGATGATCAACGTCGCCCTGGGCGGCACCCTGACCCAGCACCTGCCCGACAGGGTCGGCAGCGACATCCACCAGCCCTCCAACACCTCGATCGAACGCCACCCGGTGCGCGCGAAGCCGGGCACGCGGCTGGCGAAGACCCTGGGCACGCAGCCCCTGAACGTCCCCACCTACCACCACCAGGGGATCGACAAGGTGGCACCCGGGCTCGAGGAGGCGGCGCACGCGGCCGACGGCGTGGTCGAGGCGGTCGAGGGCCGGCGCACCGGCCCCCACGCGCTGCCGGGATCGGTCCGCGGCGTGCAGTTCCACCCCGAGGTCTACGACCCGCGCCGCGACGGCCAGGCGAACCTCTGGAAGGCCATCTTCAGCGACCTGGTCGCCGACGCCCGCGCCTTCCGCGAACGGCGCCGCCGGCCCACGCCGACCAGGGACGTGGCGCGCCGCCGCCTGGCGATCGGCGCCGGCAGGAACCGCCCCAACACCGTCCGCGGGCGGGCGGCGAAAGAGGCCCGCGACGCCATCAGCCGGCGCCGCGGCCGCGGCGCCCGCTCCTGA
- a CDS encoding MFS transporter, with protein MGGRTGRRGGAGQAWLWPLLVSVVLTHTTLNLARPLISYRAIALGGDAAAVGLITAAYALLPVVMAVPLGRFIDRTRHGVVLIAAGTGLLAAASLALAAAQGLALIAAASAVLGVGHLVCMIAGQGLIARLSPDSGLDRAFGWFTAAASLGQLVGPLISGAVLGDAGGPALVGATTTALLIAGAMAALGLLPLAAPARLRPRPGTRAAGARGGEGGRGAAERMSSLALLRRPGLPSGLFSSLALLASIDILTAYLPLIAEARGISPATVGVLLAVRALTSLLSRLSLPWLIVRWRRRTLLTASTAGAGAALAVVALPIGSPVALGAVLALGGFLLGLGQPLTMTIVATAAPQTARATALALRLWGNRVGQVAIPAAAAGISSLAGTSGGLWLTSAVLAAAAAASWR; from the coding sequence ATGGGCGGGCGGACCGGGCGGCGCGGCGGCGCGGGGCAGGCGTGGCTGTGGCCGCTGCTGGTGAGCGTCGTGCTGACGCACACCACCCTCAACCTCGCGCGCCCGCTGATCTCCTACCGCGCCATCGCGCTGGGCGGCGACGCCGCCGCCGTGGGCCTGATCACCGCCGCCTACGCGCTGCTGCCGGTGGTGATGGCGGTGCCACTGGGCCGGTTCATCGACCGCACCCGCCACGGCGTGGTGCTCATCGCCGCCGGTACCGGCCTGCTGGCCGCCGCCTCGCTCGCCCTGGCGGCCGCCCAGGGCCTGGCGCTGATCGCAGCCGCCAGCGCGGTGCTGGGCGTGGGCCACCTCGTCTGCATGATCGCCGGGCAGGGGCTGATCGCCCGGCTCTCCCCCGACTCCGGCCTGGACCGCGCCTTCGGCTGGTTCACCGCCGCCGCCTCACTGGGCCAGCTCGTGGGGCCGCTGATCTCGGGGGCGGTGCTGGGCGACGCGGGCGGGCCGGCGCTGGTGGGCGCCACAACCACGGCGCTGCTCATCGCGGGCGCGATGGCCGCGCTGGGTCTGCTGCCGCTGGCGGCGCCGGCGCGGCTGCGCCCGCGCCCGGGCACCCGGGCCGCCGGCGCGCGGGGCGGGGAAGGCGGCCGGGGCGCGGCCGAGCGGATGTCGTCGCTGGCCCTGCTGCGCCGCCCCGGCCTGCCCTCGGGCCTGTTCTCCAGCCTGGCGCTGCTGGCCTCGATCGACATCCTCACCGCCTACCTCCCGTTGATCGCCGAGGCGCGCGGCATCTCCCCGGCGACCGTGGGCGTGCTGCTGGCGGTGCGCGCGCTGACGTCGCTGCTGTCGCGGCTGAGCCTGCCCTGGCTGATCGTCCGCTGGCGGCGGCGCACCCTGCTGACGGCGAGCACGGCGGGTGCGGGCGCGGCGCTGGCGGTGGTGGCCCTGCCCATCGGCTCCCCGGTGGCGCTGGGCGCGGTGCTGGCGCTGGGCGGCTTCCTGCTGGGCCTGGGGCAGCCGCTGACCATGACGATCGTCGCCACCGCCGCACCGCAGACGGCCCGCGCCACGGCGCTGGCCCTGCGCCTGTGGGGCAACCGGGTCGGCCAGGTCGCCATCCCCGCCGCCGCGGCCGGGATCTCCAGCCTGGCGGGGACCTCCGGCGGCCTCTGGCTCACCAGCGCCGTCCTGGCGGCGGCCGCCGCGGCGTCCTGGCGCTGA
- a CDS encoding tripartite tricarboxylate transporter permease has translation MDIFANLVSGITGVLTPTNLLFLGIGVVVGMLVGAIPGLGPSAGLAILLPLTFGLEPTTAIVMLAAVYYGAMYGGTITSVLINTPGDSASVPATLEGYPMARKGRAGPALVIAAVGSFAAGTVAVVLLTIAAPLMAGVASSFGPPELFLLIIIGLLTLVVLVGRSWLRGLISVLIGFAIGTVGIDVGGGEQRYTFGSTELINGIDFIPVAIGLFGIGEILWTLYRGGHNDDTMTDVRVDRRSAAFWPSRQEWRDSRGAIARGTPLGFVLGVVPGAGATVASLISYGIEKGLSRRPQRFGRGAVEGLAGPEAANNAAATGAMVPLLTLGIPGSASTAVLLGGFLMWGLQPGPLLMRDNPDFAWGLIGSMYLGNVMLLVMNVFCIPLFAKVTKTPFRTLAPLIIILCAFGTFAVNGSVVEVGIMFACGVLGFLMRRYGLAPAATVIALVLGPMAEETLRQTLLLQGGLGLFVERTPSLVLLCVLVLLLCAPVLSAPLKRAAAALMPRRAAARAAGEAGAAEDAAPKA, from the coding sequence ATGGACATCTTCGCCAACCTCGTGAGCGGCATCACCGGCGTCCTGACCCCCACCAACCTGCTCTTCCTGGGCATCGGCGTGGTCGTGGGCATGCTCGTCGGCGCCATCCCCGGCCTGGGCCCCTCGGCCGGCCTGGCGATCCTGCTGCCCCTGACCTTCGGCCTGGAGCCCACCACCGCCATCGTCATGCTGGCCGCCGTCTACTACGGCGCCATGTACGGCGGCACCATCACCTCGGTCCTGATCAACACCCCGGGCGACTCCGCCAGCGTGCCGGCCACCCTGGAGGGCTACCCCATGGCCCGCAAGGGGCGGGCCGGGCCGGCGCTGGTGATCGCGGCGGTCGGCTCGTTCGCCGCCGGCACGGTCGCGGTCGTCCTGCTCACCATCGCCGCGCCGCTGATGGCGGGCGTGGCGTCCTCGTTCGGCCCGCCCGAACTGTTCCTGCTCATCATCATCGGGCTGCTCACCCTGGTGGTCCTCGTCGGCCGCAGCTGGCTGCGCGGGCTCATCTCGGTGCTGATCGGGTTCGCCATCGGCACGGTGGGCATCGACGTGGGCGGCGGCGAGCAGCGCTACACCTTCGGCTCCACCGAGCTGATCAACGGCATCGACTTCATCCCCGTGGCCATCGGCCTCTTCGGCATCGGCGAGATCCTGTGGACGCTCTACCGGGGCGGCCACAACGACGACACCATGACCGACGTGCGGGTGGACCGCCGCTCCGCCGCCTTCTGGCCCAGCCGCCAGGAGTGGCGCGACTCGCGCGGGGCGATCGCGCGCGGCACCCCGCTGGGGTTCGTGCTGGGTGTGGTGCCCGGCGCCGGGGCCACCGTGGCCTCGCTGATCTCCTACGGCATCGAGAAGGGGCTGTCCCGGCGGCCCCAGCGGTTCGGCCGAGGGGCGGTCGAGGGGCTGGCCGGGCCCGAGGCCGCCAACAACGCCGCCGCCACCGGGGCCATGGTGCCGCTGCTGACGCTGGGCATCCCGGGGTCGGCCTCCACGGCGGTGCTGCTGGGCGGGTTCCTCATGTGGGGCCTGCAGCCCGGCCCGCTGCTCATGCGCGACAACCCCGACTTCGCGTGGGGGCTGATCGGCAGCATGTACCTGGGCAACGTGATGCTGCTGGTGATGAACGTGTTCTGCATCCCGCTGTTCGCCAAGGTCACCAAGACGCCGTTCCGCACGCTGGCGCCGCTCATCATCATCCTGTGCGCGTTCGGCACCTTCGCGGTCAACGGCAGCGTGGTCGAGGTGGGCATCATGTTCGCCTGCGGGGTGCTGGGGTTCCTCATGCGGCGCTACGGCCTGGCCCCGGCGGCGACCGTGATCGCGCTGGTGCTGGGCCCGATGGCCGAGGAGACGCTGCGCCAGACCCTGCTCCTCCAGGGCGGCCTGGGCCTGTTCGTCGAGCGCACGCCCTCGCTGGTGCTGCTGTGCGTCCTGGTGCTGCTGCTGTGCGCGCCGGTCCTGTCCGCCCCGCTCAAGCGCGCGGCCGCCGCGCTGATGCCGCGCCGCGCGGCCGCGCGGGCGGCCGGGGAGGCCGGCGCCGCCGAGGACGCGGCACCGAAGGCGTGA
- a CDS encoding tripartite tricarboxylate transporter TctB family protein, with protein MARTGNPRVRLPFQRTPPEAGGAPAAAAAAARGPDAAHGGASAAGGGRRIAVTGATVFYLVLAAVLAGYTAMAFGMEWQTTAGRIGPGLFPRVIGGLGVAACLLAAAHSASARPAAAPEASDGAPDTAAGTRAEAGGAAATTPDTADSPAAAESRHPWLVLALCAVCAAFVTVLVPVGAVITGSLALIAALLLCDRAHPVRAVVLGAAFPTALYLVFVWWLNAPLPPGLLPLR; from the coding sequence ATGGCCAGGACCGGCAACCCCCGGGTGCGGCTCCCCTTCCAGCGCACCCCTCCGGAGGCGGGCGGCGCCCCGGCCGCGGCCGCCGCCGCGGCGCGCGGACCGGACGCCGCCCACGGCGGCGCATCGGCCGCCGGCGGCGGGCGCCGGATCGCCGTCACCGGCGCCACCGTGTTCTACCTGGTCCTGGCGGCGGTGCTGGCCGGCTACACCGCGATGGCCTTCGGCATGGAGTGGCAGACCACGGCCGGGCGGATCGGGCCGGGGCTGTTCCCCCGCGTCATCGGCGGCCTGGGAGTGGCGGCCTGCCTCCTGGCGGCGGCGCACAGCGCGTCGGCGCGCCCGGCCGCCGCGCCGGAGGCGTCCGACGGCGCGCCGGACACCGCGGCCGGCACCCGGGCCGAGGCGGGCGGCGCGGCCGCCACCACCCCCGACACCGCGGACTCCCCGGCAGCCGCCGAGTCCCGCCACCCCTGGCTGGTCCTGGCGCTGTGCGCCGTGTGCGCCGCGTTCGTCACCGTCCTGGTCCCCGTGGGGGCGGTGATCACCGGCTCCCTCGCGCTCATCGCCGCGCTGCTGCTGTGCGACCGCGCCCACCCCGTGCGCGCCGTCGTCCTCGGCGCCGCCTTCCCGACCGCCCTCTACCTCGTGTTCGTCTGGTGGCTCAACGCGCCCCTGCCGCCGGGCCTGCTCCCGCTGCGCTAG